One window of Robiginitalea biformata HTCC2501 genomic DNA carries:
- a CDS encoding zinc metalloprotease, whose protein sequence is MRKFQYLCLFLLLLATACSTDAMDDNPAGDPSGNGSPDGGPGYRGAVGESAADLLSGETFSGLSLQLLYVEGMRPTQATVDNFQDFLRERLNKPDGISLTLQEIASPGQDVYSTQDIRELEDEVRTLFSTTDNLAVCGIFLDGSFEGNTESGSVLGIAYRNTSFVVFGETIREFSGQPLAPSTTVLETTVVNHEFGHLLGLVNAGTPLQTQHQDTEHGRHCTAEDCLMYWTAETGEGLVNMISGGNVPSLDAACLQDLQANGGR, encoded by the coding sequence ATGCGCAAGTTCCAATACCTCTGCTTGTTCTTATTATTGTTGGCAACCGCCTGTTCCACCGATGCAATGGACGACAACCCGGCCGGCGACCCTTCCGGAAATGGCTCCCCGGACGGGGGCCCGGGGTACCGCGGCGCTGTCGGTGAATCCGCAGCCGACCTCTTGTCCGGCGAAACCTTCAGCGGGCTTTCATTGCAATTGCTCTATGTGGAAGGCATGCGGCCTACCCAGGCTACCGTCGATAATTTCCAGGACTTCCTCCGGGAGCGCCTGAATAAGCCGGACGGCATATCGCTCACCCTGCAGGAAATCGCATCGCCCGGCCAGGACGTCTATTCCACCCAGGACATCCGGGAACTGGAAGACGAGGTGCGCACGCTGTTCTCAACCACAGACAACCTGGCGGTATGCGGTATTTTTCTGGACGGTTCCTTTGAAGGAAACACGGAATCCGGGTCTGTCCTGGGGATTGCCTACCGGAATACGTCCTTTGTCGTTTTTGGGGAGACCATCCGGGAATTCAGCGGACAGCCCCTGGCACCATCCACGACCGTCCTGGAAACTACCGTGGTCAACCATGAGTTCGGCCATCTGCTGGGCCTGGTGAACGCGGGGACCCCACTGCAAACCCAGCACCAGGATACCGAACACGGCCGCCATTGCACGGCCGAGGATTGCCTGATGTACTGGACTGCGGAAACCGGCGAGGGGTTGGTCAATATGATTTCCGGGGGGAACGTTCCCAGCCTGGATGCAGCCTGCCTGCAGGACTTGCAGGCCAACGGCGGGCGTTAA